GGGGAAAGAGGCGCTCCTGCGCCTCGTCCCCCTCCTGCGGCGCCACCCCGTGGCCTGGGTCTACGGGGCGGACAGCCTGGCGGAGAGGGAGGCAGCTGCGCTCCTCTCGGAGGCCCTGGGCGTGCCCCACACCCTTCTGCCCGAGCTCAGGGAAAGGCGCTGGGGGGCCTGGGAGGGGAAAAGCTTCGCCAAGGTGGAGGCCCTCTTCCCGGAAGGGTTGGCCTCGTGGCTTCGGGACGAGGCGGGCTTCGCCCCGCCCGGAGGGGAGAGCGTGCAGGAAGCCTGGGAGCGGGGGAAGAGGGCGGTCATGGCCCTCCTGGAAAGGCATCGGGGCCAGGCCCTCCTGGTGATCGGTAACTGCACGGTGAACCGGGCCGCCCTAAGCCTCGCCCTCCCCCTGCCCCCCGGGGAGGGCCTGAGGCTGGAGCAGGACTACGCCCGGCTTTCCGTGGTGGACTTCTACGGGGAGGAAGGGGTGGTGAAGGCCCTCAACCTGGACGCATGCCCTGGGGTTGGGGAGTAAACTTAAGGCATGATCCGGCCCGTGGCCAGGAAGGACCTCCCGGGGCTTCTCAAGCTCCTTCGCCATATGGACGAGAGCCCCGAGCGCGGGGTTTTAGCCCCAGAGGCTCGGGACCTGGAGGGCCTGGCCGAGGAGCTGGAGGACGGCCTGGTCCTGGTGCAAGGGGAGGTGGAGGGGTACGTGGGCCTCTACCCCTTCTGGGACGGGGCGGCCCTGGAAGGGCCCCTGGCCTACCGGGAGGAGGACCTTCCCTCCCTCCTCGAGGCCGCCCAAGCCCGGGCAGAGGAGCTTGCCGTGGAGCGGCTTTACGCCTTCCCCCGGGCGGAGAACCGCGTCCTGCGGGAGGTTTTGGAAGAGGGGGGCTTCGGCCTCCTCCACACCACCTATTTCTTCGTGAAAAACCCCCAGGGGTTGGACTACCCGCCTCCCCCGGGAGTCGGGATCCGAAGGGGCTTCCCCGGGGCCGAGGTTTACCGGGAACTCTACCGGGAGAGCGATGAGGCTTGGGCCCTCAGGCTCAGGTGGACGGACGAGGAGCTTTGGGAGCACTTCGCCCATCCCCAGGTCCACCTCCTGGTGGCCTACCGGGGTGAGGAGCCCCTGGGCATGGCCGAGGTGGAGTTGGAGGGAGGGGAGGCCAGCGTGGCCTACATCGGGGTGGTTCCCAAGGCCCGGGGCCAGGGGATCGGCCGGGCCCTCCTCTCCGAGGCGGCCAAGCTGGCAGGGGAAAGGGGGGCCCGCCTCCTCCGGGTCCGGGCCCACGACCACGAGACCGAGGCCCTGGAGCTCTACCGCAACCTGGGGTTCAGCCTCGAGGAGGCCGTGGCCACCTACACGAAGGAGCTTAGGGCCAGGCGGTAGGTCCCGGCGTGGGCCTCCACGGTGAGTCGGGGCTCGCGGTTGTACCCCCCGCCCATGACCACCACCAGGGGCACCCCCAAGGCCTTGACGAAGCGGAAAACCCGCTCATCCCGCCGCCGAAGGCCCTCGAGGGAAAGGGCCAACCGCCCAAAGCGGTCCCCCTGGAGCACGTCCACCCCGGCGTTGTAGAAGACCAAGGCGGGGCGGAAGTCCCAGGCCTTCTCCAGGGCCATATCCAAGGCCCTCAGGTAGGCCTCGTCCCCCACCCCATCGGGCAGGCCCACGTCCAGGTCGCTCCTTTCCTTCTTCAGGGGGTAGTTGCGCTCCCCGTGGAGGGAGAGGGTGTAGACCGTGGGGTCATTCTGGAAGAAGACCGCCGTGCCGTTCCCCTGGTGGGCGTCCAGGTCCACTACCAGTACCCTTCCCGTGAACCCCCCCCTACGAAGCCAGGCGACGGCCACGGCCACGTCGTTGAAGAGGCTGTACCCCTCGGCCCGGTCGGGGAAGGCATGGTGGGTGCCCCCGGCCAGGTTGAGGCCGAGGCCCGTTCTCAAGGCGTCCTCCGCCGCGGCCAAGGTCCCTCCGGCCGCGTGGAGGGCCCGCCTCAGGAGGCCTGGGCTATAGGGAAGGCCGAGCCTCAGGGACTCCTCCCGGGAAAGCCCCTCCTGGAAGAGCCTTTCCAGGTAGCGGGCCTCATGGGCCAGGAAGAGGGCCTCCCTGGGCACCTCGGGGGCTGGGAGGACGGGGAGGAGCCCTTTTAGGGCCTCCGCCACCCCCCGGTACTTGTAGAGGGGAAAGGGGTGGCCTGGGGGAAGCTCAAAGGCCAGGTGGGCGGTGGAGTAGGCCCGCATGCCCCCATGATGACCCTTGTTGGCAGAAACAGGGGTGTCTCCGCCCCCTAGTAGGGGTCACCTACGCCCTTGTGGGGCCTCCCTAAGCTGGCGGTAGGCCTCGTAGGCGGCCACCCCTACGGCCACCGCCAGGTTCAGGGAGCGCACCGGCCCCGGCATGGGGATGTGGAGGCTGGGGAAGCGGGCGAGGACCTCCTGGGGAAGCCCCCGGGTCTCGGGGCCGAAGAGGAGGTAGTCCCCCTCCTGGAAGCGGGCCTCGTAGAGGCCCTTTTCTCCCCTGGCGCTGAAGGCCAGGACCCTGGCCCCCGGGGGGAGGGCCTCTAAAAAGGCCTCCCAGGTGTCGTGGACCCTGAGGTCCACATAGGGCCAGTAGTCCAGGCCTGCCCGCTTCAGCCCGGGATGGGCGAGGCGGAAACCCAAGGGGCGGACCAGGTGCAGGGGGAAGCCCAAGGCGGCGGCGGTGCGGGCGATGTTGCCCGCGTTCTGGGGGATCTCCGGCTGGTAGAGGACCAGGTGGACCACCTTTACCCCCGCCTGCGGTACCGGGTGGCGGGGCCCCGGCCCGCCCGCTCCAGGCGGCCCTCGAGGAGAAGCCGCCTGAGGAGGGCCAAGGCCCCCTTTGGGGAAAGCCCGAGAAGCCCCTCCACCTCCCGCCGGGTCAGGGGGCGGTCCATCTCGGCGAGGAGCCTCTCCCCAAGGGGGTCCCGGCCCATAAGGCGGTACACCCCCCCTTCCCGGCGCAGAAGCTCCATGCGCTCCATGCGGGAAAGGACCCGCCGGGCCGCCTCCTCGGGGAGCTGGAGGGCCTGGGCCAGCTCGGGGAGGGCCGCCTCCCCCACCCGCCTCAGGTGGGCCACGGCGATGAGGTGGTCCAGGCTGAAGGCCCCAAAGCGCTCCTGGGCCTTGGCCAGCTCGCGCACGAAGGCCTCGTCCAGCTCGGGGTTGTAGAGGACCAGGGTGAGGGCCTCGGGGAAGAGGCGGTACTCTGGGGGCTCCTTGCCGTACTTGAGGAGGAGGCGGTACATCTTGTCCACCCCGCTCCCCGCCCGCTCCACATAGCCCAGGCGGTAGAGGGCCTCGGCCAGGCGGGGGTTTCGCCTCTTGGGGGGGTGGCGGAGGACGTTTTCCGGCGTGATGCCCGGGGGGAAGCCCCCGGGGTTGGAGACCTCGAGGCGGTCCCGGTAGTGGTGCACCTGGATGGCGTCCTGGCTCTGCCAGTCCCGGTGGACCAGGGCGTTCAGGAGGGCCTCCCGGTAGACCTCCTGGTCGTAGTCCCAGACCTCGAGGCGGAAGAGCCCCACGGTGAGGTAGCGCACCCGGTTCCTAGCCTGGATCAGGTCGCGTAACCTCTCCAAGAGGGCCGGGATGGGCCTCAGGATGTCCTCGCGGAAGCGGTACCCCCCCTCCTCCTCGTGGTAGTAGTAGCTCACCTCCGCCTGGGGCAGGAGGCGGCGCAGGGCTAGAGGGGTTCCCGCCAGGAGAAGCCCGGCCACCGTGGGGCGATCCTCCCCCTCCACCCGCTCCAAAAGGCCCAGGGTGAAGAGGAGCTCCAGGTCGGGGAGGGCCGCCAGGTTGCTCCCCCTTTCCTCCAGGATGCGCCTGAGGCGGAGCACCTCCAACGGGTCCAGGTCGGAGAGGCTAGCCGCGGGCAGGATTTGGGCGGTGAAGTCGGGCTCGGGCAGGGCCTGGCCCATCCTGAGCTCCCGGAGGCGCCTACCGTCCCAGAAGGGCACCCGACCCGCTCCCACGGCGATGGCCGCCGGGCTTTGGGGCACGTGGAGGGCGATGACCCGCCCCTCCGGCCCCTCCACCACCTCCACGTAGGGCAGGAGGAGGCCCTGGGTGAGCCCGAAGAGGGCGTGGGTGATCTGCAGGGGATGGATCTCCGAGGCCCCCAACACCCTCCCCTCCCGGCTCACCCCCAGGAGGAGGGTTCCCCCTTTGTGGTTGGCCAGGCCCGCCGCATGGCGGGCCAGCTCCTCTGGGGAAAGGTCCGGGGGAAGGAAGAGGGTCCGCTCGTCCTGGCCCATAGCGAGGCGTTCCTTTAGCTCCTCCCATGTCACGGCCTCCAGTTTACGGAAGCTGGCGGGAGAAAGGGCGCCTGAGGTCTTGCGCTTACTGTCACTCTATGTGGTGACGTTCGCCCGCCTTGCGTTGGACGATAAGCGTATCTATGCCCTTTATAGCCCTTTACATTCTAGTAGTTTTGGCCACTTGCCGGGAAAACAGTTGACATTATGCACCACACGCCCTACCCTGTCTTCCAAGGGGGTGGGGTATGCGGCATTGGAAACCCCTAAACGGCATAGCGGCAGTAGGGCTCTCCGGCATGGCTTTGGCGGAAGGGATCAACGGGGCAGACACCGCTTGGGTCCTGGTCTCCACCGCCCTCGTCTTCCTGATGACCCCAGCTGTGGCCTTCTTCTACGGGGGGCTGGTGCGGGGCAAGAACGCCTTGAACGCCATGATGATGTGCTTCGCCGCCTTGGCCTTCGTGGGGCTGGGCTGGGCCCTTTTGGGGTATAGCCTGGCCTTTGCCGAGGGGAACGCTTGGCTGGGAGGGTTGGGCTACGCCCTGCTCCGAGGGGTGGGCCTCGAGGCCCAGGGCACCATCCCTCACCTCCTCTTCATGGCCTTCCAGGGCACCTTCGCCATCCTCACCGCCGCCCTGATCTCGGGGGCCCTGGTGGAGCGGATGCGCTTTCCCGCCTACCTGGCCTTCCTCACCCTCTGGGGGCTTTTCGTCTACGCTCCCATCGCCCACTGGGTCTGGGGCGGAGGGTTTCTGGGGGAGCTGGGGGCCCTGGATTTCGCCGGCGGCACGGTGGTCCACATCAACGCCGGCATCGCTGCTCTGGTGGCCGCCATGGTCTTGGGCTCCAGAAAGGACTACGGCCGGCAGGCCATCCTGCCCCACAACGTCCCCTTCACCCTCTTGGGGGCCGCCCTCCTCTGGTTCGGCTGGTTTGGCTTCAACGGGGGCAGCGCCCTAGCCGCCGACGAGATCGCCGCCTTGGCCTTCGTGAACACCCTGCTGGCCCCGGGGGCCACCATGGCGGTCTGGATCCTTCTGGACCTCCTCCGCACCGGCAAGGCCACGGCGGTGGGCGCGGCCACGGCCATCATCGTAGGCCTGGTGGCCATCACCCCCGCCGCAGGCTTCGTCTCCCCGCTTTCCGCCCTGGTCCTGGGCGCCCTCAGCGCCCTCCCCAGCTACTACTTCCTCCTCTACCGCCCCAAAACCCGGTTGGACGACTCCCTGGACGTCTTCGGGGCCCACGGCCTGGCAGGGATCACCGGGGCCCTCCTCACCGGGGTCTTGGCCCAGAAATCGTGGAACGGGGTGGCGGACGGCCTCCTCTTCGGCAACCCGGGGCAGCTCCTCGTGCAGGCGGTGGCGGTGGGCGCGGCCGTCCTCTACTCCGCCCTAGGCACCTTCCTCCTCCTCAGGCTGGTGGGGCTTTTCGCCCCCTTGCGGGCAACCCCCAAGGAGGAAGGCGCGGGGCTGGACGTGGCCCAGCACGGCGAAGAGGCTTACGCCAGCGGGGAAGGGGCCATCCTGGTGCTCTCGGAAGGCCTGCCCCCCACCCCCAAGCCTGCGGGAGGTAAGGCATGAAGCTAGTGGTGGCCATCATCCGTCCGGAAAAGCTCAACGAGGTGCTGGAGGCCCTCTTCAAGGCGGAGGTGCGGGGGCTCACCCTGAGCCGGGTCCAGGGGCACGGCGGGGAGACGGAAAAGGTGGAAACCTACCGGGGCACCACGGTGAAGATGGAGCTCCACGAGAAGGTGCGCCTGGAGATCGGGGTTTCCGAGCCCTTCGTCAAGCCCACGGTGGAGGCCATCCTGAAGTCGGCCCGCACCGGGGAGGTGGGGGACGGGAAGGTCTTCGTGGTCCCGGTGGAAAAGGTCTACCGCATCCGCACTGGGGAGGAGGACGAGGCGGCCGTGACCCCGGTACAATGAGGGCGTGACGGCCAGGCAGCGGCGGATCCTCCACCACCTGGTGGAGGCCTACATCAGGACCAAGGCCCCGGTGCCCTCGGCGAGGCTCGCCGAGGTCCTGGGCCTTAGTCCTGCCCTGGCCCGGTACGAGCTCATCGCCCTCGAGGAGATGGGCTACCTCACCAAGCCCCACGCCTCGGCAGGCAGGATACCCACCCGCCAGGCCTACCGCCAGTACGCCCTCTCCCTCCTCCCCCCCACCCCCCTTCCCGAGGCCACCCGGAAGAGCCTCCTCAGGGCCCTGGAGGGGGCCCGGGAGCCCGAGGCCTTCGTGGTGAAGATGGCCTCGGGGCTTTCCGGCTACCCCGCCCTCCTCCGCCTGCAGCTCCGCAGGGCCCCGAGGGTCCTCCAGGTCCACCTCTCCCCCCTGCCCGAGGGCATTCTGGCGGTCATGGTCCTGGAAGGGGGCAGGGTGCGGGAGGTGCGCCTTTCCCAGAACCTCCCCCAGGAAAAGCTCAAGGAGGCGGAGGAGGTGCTCTCCCGCCCGTTCGCCCAACTCCCCTCCGCCCCTAAGGGCCTCGAGGCCCTCTTCGCCGCCCTCTCCCGGGCCCTAGCGGGAGGGCTTGCCCTCACCTACCGGGAGGGGCTCTCCCAGGTCCTCAAGGAGCCCGAGGCCCAGGACCCGGGCTTCCTGGAGCGCCTGGTGCGCCTTTACGAAAGGGGGGACGGGGACCTCCTCACCCCCCCGGGCCGGGTGGACGTGCGGGTGGGGGAGGTGGAGGGCCTGGCCCAGGTGCAGGCGGGTCTGGAGCGGGGGGAGTGGCAGGGGGAGATCGTCCTCATAGGCCCCATGCGGATGCGCTACCTCGAGGCCCTCTCCGTAGCCTCGAGCCTCTCCCGGGTCTATACTGGGACCCATGCGGGTTGAGGTGCGCCTCTTCGCCCTTTACCGGGAGCAGGTGGGGAAGGACCACCTCTTTCTGGACCTTCCCGAAGGGGCCCGGGTCCGGGACGCCAAGGAGGCTCTGGAGAAGCTCTTCCCCGGCCTCTCTCTCCAAGGGGGCATGGCCGCGGTGAACCAGGCCCTGGCCCAGGGGGACACCGCCCTTGAGGAGGGGGACGAGGTGGCCTTCCTGCCCCCGGTCTCGGGGGGGCAGGACAGCTTCGGCCTCACCCATGAGCCCCTGGACCTGGAGGCCCTGGTGGCCTGGGCCACGGCCCCCGAGTACGGGGCGGTGGTGAGCTTCCTGGGCACCACCCGAAGCCCCAACCGGGGGGAGCAGGTGGCCTTCCTGGAGTACGAGGCCTACCCAGGGATGGCGGAGAAGGTCATGGCGGAGATCATCGGGGAGATGCGGGCCCGGTGGCCCTTAGGCCGGGTGGCCCTCTGGCACCGCCTGGGCCGGGTGGACCCGGGGGAGGCCTCCATCGCCATCGTGGTCTCGGCCCGCCACCGCAAGGAGGCCTTCGCCGCCTGCGAGTACGCCATCGACCGGGTCAAGCAGGTCCTCCCCGTCTGGAAGAAGGAGCACCGCAAGGACGGGAGCTTCTGGGTGGAGGGCTTCGCCCCGGAGGAGGGCCGCCTCTGAGACCACCCCATTCCGGCTTGCGCCAAAGCGGGGGCCCCGGGGGCCCATGAACTCCTTCACCGCCATCGCCTTCCTCCTCCTCCTCGCCCTCTGGGCCCTCCCCCTCCTCCTGGGCTTCCTCTCGGGCCGGGCCTACCGGGAGGGCCGGGGCCGGGTGGCCCTAGGGCTCCTCCTCTTCGGGGCCTTCTGGGGCTTCCTGGCCCGCCCCAGGCCCCTGGGGCTTTTCTTCCTCCTCCTGGGCCTCCTTTTGGGCTACGGCCGCCTGCGATAGAATGGGAGGATGACCGAACGGGCCCTGCGCCCCCTTTTGGATTTATTCCCCGAAGACTTTCCCGGCGAGGGGTACCGCAAGGCCCAGATCGCCCACTGGGTCTTCGCCCGGGGGGTCCTGGACTTCGCGGAGATGACGGACCTCCCTAAGGCCCTCAGGGAGGCCTTGGCCCGGGAGTGGCGGATCTCCGAGTTCCAGCTCGTGGAGGCCTACCCCAGCAAGGACGGGAGCGTGAAGTACCTCTTCACCCTCCTGGACGGGCAAAAGACCGAGGCCGTCTACATGCCCTACCCAAACCGCAAGACGG
The genomic region above belongs to Thermus sediminis and contains:
- a CDS encoding histidine phosphatase family protein produces the protein MGLLAHFLKGPHPKTTLLLTRAGPVENPHHLLYSHPGLPLALEGKEALLRLVPLLRRHPVAWVYGADSLAEREAAALLSEALGVPHTLLPELRERRWGAWEGKSFAKVEALFPEGLASWLRDEAGFAPPGGESVQEAWERGKRAVMALLERHRGQALLVIGNCTVNRAALSLALPLPPGEGLRLEQDYARLSVVDFYGEEGVVKALNLDACPGVGE
- a CDS encoding GNAT family N-acetyltransferase, whose product is MIRPVARKDLPGLLKLLRHMDESPERGVLAPEARDLEGLAEELEDGLVLVQGEVEGYVGLYPFWDGAALEGPLAYREEDLPSLLEAAQARAEELAVERLYAFPRAENRVLREVLEEGGFGLLHTTYFFVKNPQGLDYPPPPGVGIRRGFPGAEVYRELYRESDEAWALRLRWTDEELWEHFAHPQVHLLVAYRGEEPLGMAEVELEGGEASVAYIGVVPKARGQGIGRALLSEAAKLAGERGARLLRVRAHDHETEALELYRNLGFSLEEAVATYTKELRARR
- a CDS encoding histone deacetylase family protein; this translates as MRAYSTAHLAFELPPGHPFPLYKYRGVAEALKGLLPVLPAPEVPREALFLAHEARYLERLFQEGLSREESLRLGLPYSPGLLRRALHAAGGTLAAAEDALRTGLGLNLAGGTHHAFPDRAEGYSLFNDVAVAVAWLRRGGFTGRVLVVDLDAHQGNGTAVFFQNDPTVYTLSLHGERNYPLKKERSDLDVGLPDGVGDEAYLRALDMALEKAWDFRPALVFYNAGVDVLQGDRFGRLALSLEGLRRRDERVFRFVKALGVPLVVVMGGGYNREPRLTVEAHAGTYRLALSSFV
- a CDS encoding tRNA (cytidine(34)-2'-O)-methyltransferase, giving the protein MVHLVLYQPEIPQNAGNIARTAAALGFPLHLVRPLGFRLAHPGLKRAGLDYWPYVDLRVHDTWEAFLEALPPGARVLAFSARGEKGLYEARFQEGDYLLFGPETRGLPQEVLARFPSLHIPMPGPVRSLNLAVAVGVAAYEAYRQLREAPQGRR
- a CDS encoding ATP-binding protein is translated as MTWEELKERLAMGQDERTLFLPPDLSPEELARHAAGLANHKGGTLLLGVSREGRVLGASEIHPLQITHALFGLTQGLLLPYVEVVEGPEGRVIALHVPQSPAAIAVGAGRVPFWDGRRLRELRMGQALPEPDFTAQILPAASLSDLDPLEVLRLRRILEERGSNLAALPDLELLFTLGLLERVEGEDRPTVAGLLLAGTPLALRRLLPQAEVSYYYHEEEGGYRFREDILRPIPALLERLRDLIQARNRVRYLTVGLFRLEVWDYDQEVYREALLNALVHRDWQSQDAIQVHHYRDRLEVSNPGGFPPGITPENVLRHPPKRRNPRLAEALYRLGYVERAGSGVDKMYRLLLKYGKEPPEYRLFPEALTLVLYNPELDEAFVRELAKAQERFGAFSLDHLIAVAHLRRVGEAALPELAQALQLPEEAARRVLSRMERMELLRREGGVYRLMGRDPLGERLLAEMDRPLTRREVEGLLGLSPKGALALLRRLLLEGRLERAGRGPATRYRRRG
- a CDS encoding ammonium transporter, with product MRHWKPLNGIAAVGLSGMALAEGINGADTAWVLVSTALVFLMTPAVAFFYGGLVRGKNALNAMMMCFAALAFVGLGWALLGYSLAFAEGNAWLGGLGYALLRGVGLEAQGTIPHLLFMAFQGTFAILTAALISGALVERMRFPAYLAFLTLWGLFVYAPIAHWVWGGGFLGELGALDFAGGTVVHINAGIAALVAAMVLGSRKDYGRQAILPHNVPFTLLGAALLWFGWFGFNGGSALAADEIAALAFVNTLLAPGATMAVWILLDLLRTGKATAVGAATAIIVGLVAITPAAGFVSPLSALVLGALSALPSYYFLLYRPKTRLDDSLDVFGAHGLAGITGALLTGVLAQKSWNGVADGLLFGNPGQLLVQAVAVGAAVLYSALGTFLLLRLVGLFAPLRATPKEEGAGLDVAQHGEEAYASGEGAILVLSEGLPPTPKPAGGKA
- a CDS encoding P-II family nitrogen regulator, producing MKLVVAIIRPEKLNEVLEALFKAEVRGLTLSRVQGHGGETEKVETYRGTTVKMELHEKVRLEIGVSEPFVKPTVEAILKSARTGEVGDGKVFVVPVEKVYRIRTGEEDEAAVTPVQ
- a CDS encoding HrcA family transcriptional regulator, yielding MTARQRRILHHLVEAYIRTKAPVPSARLAEVLGLSPALARYELIALEEMGYLTKPHASAGRIPTRQAYRQYALSLLPPTPLPEATRKSLLRALEGAREPEAFVVKMASGLSGYPALLRLQLRRAPRVLQVHLSPLPEGILAVMVLEGGRVREVRLSQNLPQEKLKEAEEVLSRPFAQLPSAPKGLEALFAALSRALAGGLALTYREGLSQVLKEPEAQDPGFLERLVRLYERGDGDLLTPPGRVDVRVGEVEGLAQVQAGLERGEWQGEIVLIGPMRMRYLEALSVASSLSRVYTGTHAG
- a CDS encoding molybdenum cofactor biosynthesis protein, giving the protein MRVEVRLFALYREQVGKDHLFLDLPEGARVRDAKEALEKLFPGLSLQGGMAAVNQALAQGDTALEEGDEVAFLPPVSGGQDSFGLTHEPLDLEALVAWATAPEYGAVVSFLGTTRSPNRGEQVAFLEYEAYPGMAEKVMAEIIGEMRARWPLGRVALWHRLGRVDPGEASIAIVVSARHRKEAFAACEYAIDRVKQVLPVWKKEHRKDGSFWVEGFAPEEGRL